A stretch of Leptotrichia sp. oral taxon 215 str. W9775 DNA encodes these proteins:
- a CDS encoding Hsp33 family molecular chaperone HslO yields MENKSKLIRGTSKCARFFVCDSTEIVKEAKRIHGTDPVATTLFGKLLTVTAMMGKDLKGENDLITLKTNGDGPYGNMLATGNKKGEVKGYVGAIEEEKINGLINENGEFITNEQGQIKFIGNGTLQVIRDMGLKEPFVGLTHIAGEDIADTMAHYFLISEQIKSVVALGVKLSEDGNEVEKAGGYIIQLLPGVEDSFIDKLEDKLRQIRSITELLSGGFTPERIIELLYEDISVVEEEAEMSGAHVKKYVEDYEILEESEIEYKCNCTREKYYKGILTLGKEEIEHILKEEGKIEAECHFCGKRYVFTEEDFKDIK; encoded by the coding sequence ATGGAAAATAAATCAAAACTAATAAGAGGAACAAGTAAATGTGCAAGATTTTTTGTATGTGATTCTACAGAAATTGTAAAGGAAGCAAAAAGAATACATGGTACTGATCCGGTTGCAACAACATTGTTTGGGAAACTGTTAACAGTGACTGCAATGATGGGAAAGGACTTAAAAGGGGAAAATGACCTTATTACGTTAAAGACGAATGGAGACGGTCCATACGGAAATATGCTTGCTACAGGAAATAAAAAAGGTGAAGTAAAGGGATATGTGGGAGCCATTGAGGAAGAAAAAATAAACGGTCTGATAAATGAAAATGGTGAATTTATAACTAACGAACAGGGTCAGATAAAATTTATAGGAAATGGAACATTACAGGTAATCAGGGATATGGGATTAAAAGAACCTTTTGTGGGTCTTACACATATTGCAGGAGAAGACATAGCAGATACAATGGCTCATTATTTCCTAATTTCAGAGCAGATAAAATCTGTAGTTGCTTTAGGAGTTAAGCTTTCAGAAGATGGAAATGAAGTGGAGAAGGCAGGAGGATATATAATACAGCTGCTCCCGGGAGTTGAAGATAGCTTTATAGACAAGCTTGAAGATAAATTGAGACAGATAAGAAGCATAACGGAACTTCTTTCAGGTGGATTTACTCCGGAAAGAATAATAGAACTTCTGTATGAAGATATTTCCGTGGTTGAAGAAGAGGCTGAAATGTCAGGAGCTCATGTAAAGAAATATGTTGAAGATTATGAAATTCTTGAAGAATCTGAAATTGAATATAAATGTAACTGTACAAGGGAAAAATATTATAAAGGAATTCTAACTTTAGGTAAAGAGGAGATAGAACACATACTTAAAGAAGAAGGTAAAATAGAAGCAGAGTGTCATTTCTGCGGTAAGAGATATGTTTTTACAGAAGAAGATTTTAAGGATATAAAGTAA
- the lpxD gene encoding UDP-3-O-(3-hydroxymyristoyl)glucosamine N-acyltransferase, producing the protein MYNIKEIAKLIKGEIKGNDNLSFLRLSPFFHATEDEITFAADEKMLKNIDKCKAGAIIVPLMEGLPADRTYITVSSNPRELMPILLNYFKPKIQPFQKQREDSAVIDETATVSPVNTYIGHNVKIGKNVVIYPNVSIFEGTVIEDNCIIYSNVTVREFTKIGKGSIIQPGAVIGSDGFGFVKVNGNNIKIEQIGNVIIEEEVEIGANTCIDRGTIGDTIIKKGTKIDNLVHIAHNDIIGENCFIVAQTGISGSVEVGDNTTLAGQVGVAGHLKIGNNVIIAARSGVTNDVPDGSKMSGYPLREHMEDLRIKMSMGKVPELVKKFKKLEKELEKLKG; encoded by the coding sequence ATGTATAATATAAAAGAAATAGCGAAATTAATAAAAGGTGAGATAAAAGGAAATGATAATCTAAGTTTTCTTAGATTATCACCTTTTTTTCATGCTACAGAAGATGAAATTACTTTCGCAGCTGATGAAAAAATGTTGAAAAATATTGATAAATGTAAAGCGGGGGCGATTATTGTTCCCCTTATGGAAGGACTGCCTGCTGACAGGACTTATATTACTGTAAGCAGTAATCCAAGGGAGTTGATGCCTATTCTTCTGAATTACTTTAAGCCGAAAATTCAGCCATTTCAGAAGCAGAGGGAAGATTCAGCAGTAATAGATGAAACTGCTACTGTTTCTCCTGTAAATACTTACATCGGGCATAATGTAAAAATAGGAAAGAATGTTGTCATTTATCCTAATGTTTCAATATTTGAAGGAACTGTGATAGAAGATAACTGTATTATCTATTCCAATGTTACGGTGAGGGAATTTACTAAAATTGGAAAAGGTTCTATAATTCAGCCGGGAGCAGTTATAGGATCTGATGGATTTGGATTTGTAAAAGTTAATGGAAATAACATAAAAATCGAACAGATTGGAAATGTTATTATTGAAGAGGAAGTTGAAATAGGAGCAAATACCTGCATAGATAGAGGGACAATAGGAGATACAATTATAAAAAAAGGAACAAAGATAGACAACCTCGTACATATAGCCCACAATGATATCATTGGAGAAAACTGTTTTATAGTGGCTCAGACAGGAATTTCCGGAAGTGTTGAAGTGGGAGATAATACAACACTTGCAGGGCAGGTAGGAGTTGCAGGGCATCTTAAAATAGGAAATAACGTAATAATTGCCGCAAGATCAGGAGTTACAAATGATGTGCCTGATGGAAGTAAAATGTCAGGATATCCTTTAAGGGAACATATGGAGGATTTAAGAATAAAAATGTCAATGGGTAAAGTTCCTGAACTGGTTAAAAAATTTAAGAAACTGGAAAAGGAATTGGAAAAACTCAAAGGCTAA
- a CDS encoding outer membrane protein assembly factor, producing MRNKIYAFIITVTLFLSMNGITKAAEKENLKVGTIQFSQLKEIPEEFLREKIPVKEGDVYSNKSLSEIYLALKRLNYISNVNVYPQQEGDTVNLVVEVDETANALEAAQRAETAQDLTKKTEFVVSKVDVKGLEKISKEEALKNVKVKEGDQFVPQEAIDGAQKIFQTGLFASVEPSVDREANNTVAITYIVEENPIVKDIEISGNTLFTEAQLEQALGIKEGEILNGNLLNPDNNGIVKLYNKGGYTTARIETINVSKEGDIKIGLTEGMVDSVVFKKVNSKRENERTTEYKAKLRTKPYIFERSQSVKPGEILEAKNVEATIRDLYRTGIFTSIEPVVSGSETDPNARSVEFLVEERPTTTINGSISYGTSVGLVGGLKLADTNFLGRGQEASINLEASNKGDKTFDISWFDPWIRNTERIQAGGSIYWRESVDDNAGPLDVEKVRKIGTRWTIGKGLNDKIYVRLSARYDHYKEILGSKQINDKYNLIALTPSLIYDSRDNSFAPTKGIYSTLTYEKGDLIKDKRKYDQFEADLRAYHHTFFKDKNVMAYRVVWGSTGSGTPDALRFSIGGAETLRGYEYGKFEGFNKFHATVENRTQINKTLQFVTFFDIGNAWQKSTVVGGRKINTPDRHGASKFADLKKGVGVGIRLNTPIGPLRFDYGWPLDPEEKGGQKTGGEFYFSFGQTF from the coding sequence ATGAGAAACAAAATTTACGCTTTCATTATAACGGTTACATTATTTTTATCAATGAACGGAATAACAAAAGCAGCTGAAAAGGAAAATTTAAAAGTTGGAACTATTCAGTTTTCACAATTGAAAGAAATTCCGGAAGAATTCCTGAGGGAAAAAATTCCTGTAAAAGAAGGGGACGTTTATTCTAATAAAAGTTTAAGCGAAATATATCTTGCATTAAAAAGATTGAATTATATTTCAAATGTCAATGTCTATCCACAGCAGGAAGGGGATACTGTAAATCTTGTGGTGGAAGTTGATGAAACTGCAAACGCGCTTGAAGCTGCCCAAAGAGCGGAGACAGCTCAGGATTTAACTAAAAAAACAGAATTTGTAGTGTCAAAAGTAGATGTAAAGGGACTTGAAAAAATAAGTAAGGAAGAAGCTTTAAAAAATGTTAAGGTAAAAGAAGGGGATCAGTTCGTACCTCAGGAAGCAATAGATGGTGCTCAGAAAATATTCCAGACAGGACTTTTCGCTTCTGTAGAACCTTCAGTAGACAGGGAAGCTAACAATACTGTAGCTATTACTTATATCGTAGAAGAAAACCCAATAGTAAAGGATATTGAAATATCAGGAAATACCCTGTTCACTGAAGCTCAGCTTGAACAGGCATTAGGAATAAAAGAAGGAGAAATATTAAATGGGAACTTACTAAATCCTGATAACAACGGAATTGTAAAACTTTACAATAAAGGTGGATACACAACTGCCAGAATAGAAACAATCAATGTTTCTAAAGAGGGAGATATAAAAATAGGACTTACAGAAGGAATGGTTGATTCTGTTGTATTTAAAAAGGTAAATTCAAAAAGAGAAAATGAAAGAACAACAGAATATAAAGCAAAATTGAGAACAAAACCTTATATATTTGAAAGATCACAGTCTGTAAAACCTGGAGAAATACTTGAAGCTAAAAACGTAGAAGCAACAATAAGAGATTTATATAGAACAGGGATATTTACTTCAATAGAACCTGTTGTAAGCGGTAGTGAAACTGATCCTAACGCAAGATCTGTAGAATTCCTTGTAGAAGAAAGACCTACAACTACAATAAATGGAAGTATCTCATATGGTACATCGGTAGGACTAGTAGGAGGACTGAAACTGGCAGATACAAACTTCCTTGGAAGAGGTCAGGAAGCATCTATTAACCTGGAAGCATCAAATAAAGGGGATAAAACATTTGACATAAGCTGGTTTGATCCATGGATTAGAAATACTGAAAGAATTCAGGCTGGAGGATCTATTTACTGGAGGGAGTCAGTAGATGACAATGCCGGTCCGTTAGATGTTGAAAAAGTAAGAAAAATAGGAACTAGATGGACGATAGGAAAAGGATTGAATGACAAGATATATGTAAGATTGTCTGCAAGATATGATCATTATAAGGAAATTTTAGGATCAAAACAGATAAATGATAAATATAATCTTATTGCGCTTACTCCAAGTTTGATTTATGATTCAAGAGATAATTCTTTTGCACCAACAAAAGGGATTTACTCTACATTAACTTATGAAAAGGGAGATCTTATAAAAGATAAAAGAAAATATGATCAATTTGAAGCAGATTTAAGAGCTTACCATCATACTTTCTTTAAAGATAAAAACGTTATGGCCTACAGAGTTGTATGGGGATCTACAGGAAGTGGAACACCGGATGCGTTAAGATTCAGTATAGGTGGAGCTGAAACATTAAGAGGATATGAATATGGAAAATTTGAAGGATTTAATAAATTCCATGCAACAGTTGAAAATAGAACACAAATAAATAAAACATTACAGTTTGTTACTTTCTTTGATATAGGAAATGCCTGGCAGAAATCTACAGTAGTCGGAGGTAGAAAAATAAACACACCTGACAGACATGGTGCAAGTAAGTTTGCAGATCTTAAAAAAGGTGTAGGAGTAGGAATAAGACTTAACACACCAATTGGACCATTAAGATTTGATTATGGTTGGCCACTTGATCCGGAAGAAAAAGGCGGACAAAAAACAGGAGGAGAATTCTACTTCAGTTTTGGACAGACATTCTAA
- a CDS encoding translocation/assembly module TamB domain-containing protein translates to MKYIRKTLIAFIPLLLSLFIIRGYISTNNFKGILGYILKTSGLNVEFKKVELEGFGKLRIDDLKVKDQSGNIVIDAKKATAKINLMLPSRLSKIEVSNATVNLDRYPQNKFNVFNILKPNDKKQVTYDNTNRLGKLYFYNSVLNYTDTSYEKKIAKTLKNVNGYLEVSKSRGFSLEAKGSDGDESIKVFLDQKVNTLQSFKSMFDRTKNTDPKKKEFHLGFEFKNVNVTESLGQYVPLDMIKAKKGVLTGNLELTQKHKESVMKVKGKLDVKNGTVQYDDFDGDIENIDAVIDMKNDDITVDAKTSIENHPVTFKMNYSIPKQNVNIKLTTDNVPFKEIARYKVIKDFNVNASGNVTGELDAAVNVQSKEFTLDGKFSSPQITLANYRFKDLKTSLKMSKEQILTLENTAFHFDEAISGFKVKNDVLVPKFTYNVKEKRGNGNYIITNRGSDYSVARITGEASINKENIITGNFNSNEISGNYVINVQDQQMNINATGRDYLTVNYGGNSYDVNPKVNNLVLKFNNKNILQSGNIHAKLKSRDNKYFDLINADVNVKNGSYNVNADVNAKGQNLRVSGITTADMKHSYKIKTTEKGRIDVAKLLRAYGFNLKGLDKAKLPMTVTANISGNGDKLSGNYELYSPYGEYIVEYEQLHAKGKINDLLSLNLDINAKMSELWVGYQRLKNVSGNLNIKNNVVHISNISNDKLQASGSFNMKNGNIRINSELKDYVVYNNIKPEVNLYIKDAAMNVDGPLENMSGSIVLQPSKTTIDSTYIGDTEGIIDISKSVLNFRKFSLRENQIAGTYDMKTGLADLKLSLTEPDIPKLFKFNDLTFGTFSELSLKGDLNKFNLSGNVNFGNISYKGYKVPSLNAELEYSDGNVDKLFKYGTFNVKDLIVRGDNDEELFRTNTKFDLENIDIDYKLENQKFSLDSVQDLKDKGYSGDITLDFFFNGKPENFSTGMTINSDKVTLSGFPVEHLDVDVSANNKGVNIGQFYLEYEKNPLLLNGYFNFSPINYNISALAKNFNLDFLGLDKNIKEAGGIADIDIVFSPEQTVGTVLLNNFNYKTKDGITLVDNVNADISVDNRKLNVNRLDGGYNGGTFTVDGNLDVPVIPEDFMRTKRLELGKFELNTSLNSVKVRYGEDIDAVLTGDIVFTENHLFGNITAESGEIRAIPSFGGEEKKALSTEEEEKILKNKTIVEGIVEEVIDKILKQYTVDINLRTSKDVKLNIPNMTLVKNIKGGISGESKVLYENGEVGLTGEFIIKQGSFLLNNNRFKINNAEIRFPEQSSGSTLQIDPFIVFNASTKVGKERIEVSVTGKPSNPVIEFSSDSGLSKEQIVSLLAFNTASKGNNQDNKTADTSQDGAVVIGSVINTALNELIFSPVTGKIGETFGLSNVSVSTDFKKSEKTGEYSGATTLYIQDNLYKDKWFWNLQLKFPFQTKTENGNTSNPVGYNAWINYNVLEGLELKIGGETITKRDESTNFKPKNDLNYYFGVDFSTKADSFGDLWKKLFHRKKLETLSK, encoded by the coding sequence ATGAAATATATAAGAAAAACTTTAATTGCATTTATCCCTCTTTTGTTATCTCTATTTATAATCAGGGGATATATTTCCACAAATAATTTTAAGGGAATACTTGGTTACATACTGAAAACTTCAGGTTTAAATGTTGAATTTAAGAAAGTGGAACTTGAAGGATTTGGAAAATTAAGAATAGATGACTTGAAAGTAAAGGATCAGTCGGGAAACATAGTCATAGATGCTAAAAAAGCCACTGCAAAAATAAATCTCATGCTTCCTTCGAGATTATCAAAAATAGAGGTTTCTAATGCAACCGTCAATCTTGACAGATATCCCCAGAATAAGTTTAATGTATTTAATATATTAAAGCCTAACGATAAGAAGCAGGTTACTTATGATAATACAAATAGGCTGGGAAAACTGTATTTCTATAATTCTGTGTTAAATTATACTGATACAAGTTACGAGAAAAAAATAGCCAAAACCCTAAAAAATGTAAATGGATATCTGGAAGTTTCCAAGTCAAGGGGATTTTCACTTGAGGCAAAAGGAAGTGACGGGGATGAAAGCATAAAAGTATTTCTTGATCAAAAGGTAAATACTTTACAGTCTTTTAAATCAATGTTTGACAGGACTAAAAATACGGATCCTAAAAAGAAGGAATTTCATCTGGGGTTTGAATTTAAAAATGTCAATGTGACAGAAAGTCTGGGACAGTATGTTCCACTGGATATGATAAAGGCTAAAAAAGGTGTACTTACAGGAAATCTGGAGTTAACCCAGAAACATAAAGAAAGTGTAATGAAGGTAAAAGGTAAATTAGATGTGAAAAATGGGACAGTTCAATATGATGACTTTGATGGAGATATTGAAAATATTGATGCAGTAATAGATATGAAAAATGATGACATTACAGTTGATGCAAAAACCTCCATAGAAAACCATCCTGTAACATTTAAAATGAATTACAGCATACCAAAACAAAATGTCAATATAAAATTGACAACTGACAATGTTCCATTTAAGGAAATTGCAAGGTATAAGGTTATAAAGGATTTCAATGTCAATGCCAGTGGAAATGTAACTGGGGAACTTGATGCGGCTGTAAATGTACAGTCGAAGGAATTTACACTGGACGGTAAATTTTCTTCACCTCAGATAACACTTGCAAATTACAGGTTCAAAGATTTAAAGACATCGCTGAAAATGTCTAAGGAACAGATTCTGACGCTGGAAAATACAGCATTCCATTTTGATGAAGCAATAAGTGGATTTAAAGTGAAAAATGATGTTCTTGTACCAAAGTTTACTTATAATGTAAAAGAAAAACGAGGTAACGGAAATTACATCATAACAAACAGGGGATCTGATTACAGTGTAGCCCGGATAACAGGAGAAGCATCAATAAATAAAGAAAATATAATAACAGGAAATTTCAACTCAAATGAGATTTCAGGAAACTATGTTATAAATGTACAAGATCAGCAGATGAATATAAATGCAACTGGAAGGGATTATCTGACGGTAAATTATGGAGGAAATTCCTATGATGTAAATCCTAAGGTAAATAATCTTGTCCTAAAATTTAATAATAAAAATATTTTGCAGTCAGGAAACATACATGCAAAATTAAAGAGCAGGGATAATAAATATTTTGATTTGATAAATGCAGATGTAAATGTAAAAAATGGTTCCTACAATGTAAATGCAGATGTAAATGCAAAAGGACAGAATTTAAGAGTTTCAGGAATAACAACTGCAGATATGAAACATTCATATAAAATTAAAACAACTGAAAAGGGAAGAATTGATGTTGCAAAACTTCTGAGAGCCTACGGATTTAATCTGAAAGGTCTAGACAAAGCTAAATTACCTATGACAGTAACAGCAAATATTTCAGGAAATGGTGATAAGCTGTCGGGTAATTATGAGCTTTACAGCCCTTATGGAGAGTACATTGTAGAATATGAACAGCTTCACGCTAAGGGTAAAATCAATGATTTGCTAAGCCTAAATTTAGATATAAATGCTAAAATGTCTGAATTATGGGTAGGATACCAGAGACTGAAAAATGTTTCGGGGAATTTAAACATAAAAAATAACGTTGTTCATATTTCAAATATAAGTAATGATAAGTTACAGGCAAGTGGTTCATTTAATATGAAAAATGGAAATATAAGAATAAATTCTGAATTGAAGGACTATGTAGTATACAATAATATTAAACCTGAAGTAAATCTCTATATTAAGGATGCAGCAATGAATGTAGACGGTCCTCTGGAAAATATGTCCGGAAGCATAGTTCTACAGCCTTCTAAAACGACAATAGATTCAACTTATATAGGAGATACGGAAGGTATAATAGATATAAGTAAAAGTGTACTGAATTTTAGGAAGTTCAGCTTGAGGGAGAATCAAATAGCTGGAACTTATGATATGAAAACAGGTCTTGCAGATTTAAAACTGAGTCTGACAGAACCTGATATTCCAAAACTGTTTAAATTTAATGATTTGACATTTGGAACATTCTCTGAATTATCTCTTAAAGGGGATTTAAATAAGTTTAATCTGTCAGGAAATGTAAATTTCGGTAATATAAGCTATAAAGGCTACAAAGTACCTTCATTAAATGCAGAACTGGAATATTCAGATGGAAATGTAGATAAGCTCTTTAAATATGGAACTTTTAATGTTAAGGATCTTATTGTCAGAGGGGATAACGATGAAGAACTTTTCAGGACAAACACAAAGTTTGATCTGGAAAATATAGATATTGACTATAAACTTGAAAATCAGAAATTTTCTCTGGATTCAGTACAGGATTTGAAGGATAAAGGATATAGCGGGGATATAACTCTTGATTTTTTCTTTAATGGAAAGCCTGAAAATTTTTCAACAGGAATGACAATTAATTCTGATAAAGTAACATTAAGCGGATTCCCTGTGGAACACCTTGATGTGGATGTCAGTGCCAATAATAAGGGAGTAAATATAGGACAGTTTTATCTGGAATATGAAAAAAATCCATTACTTTTAAACGGATATTTTAACTTCTCCCCTATAAATTATAATATATCAGCACTTGCTAAAAACTTTAACCTTGATTTTCTTGGCCTTGATAAGAATATAAAAGAAGCAGGTGGAATAGCAGACATAGATATTGTGTTTTCACCGGAGCAGACAGTAGGGACAGTTCTGCTAAATAACTTTAATTACAAAACAAAGGATGGAATAACTTTAGTCGATAATGTAAATGCCGACATAAGTGTTGACAACAGAAAGCTGAATGTAAACAGGCTTGATGGAGGTTATAACGGAGGAACATTTACAGTTGATGGAAACCTTGATGTTCCTGTAATTCCGGAAGATTTTATGAGAACTAAGAGACTGGAACTTGGAAAATTTGAACTGAATACCTCTCTCAATAGTGTAAAAGTGAGATACGGTGAGGATATAGATGCAGTTCTAACAGGAGATATAGTATTTACAGAAAACCACCTGTTTGGTAATATAACTGCAGAGTCCGGTGAAATAAGGGCAATACCTAGTTTTGGAGGGGAGGAAAAGAAAGCCTTGTCTACAGAAGAAGAGGAAAAAATTCTGAAAAACAAAACTATAGTTGAAGGGATTGTCGAAGAGGTAATAGACAAGATACTTAAACAGTATACAGTAGATATAAACTTGAGGACAAGCAAGGATGTGAAGCTAAATATTCCTAACATGACTCTTGTAAAAAATATTAAAGGAGGTATTTCAGGAGAAAGTAAGGTATTGTACGAAAATGGTGAAGTAGGACTGACAGGAGAATTTATAATAAAACAGGGATCTTTTTTACTGAATAATAACCGTTTTAAAATTAATAATGCAGAAATAAGATTTCCTGAGCAGTCATCAGGAAGTACGCTTCAGATAGACCCATTTATAGTATTTAATGCAAGTACAAAAGTTGGTAAGGAAAGAATCGAAGTATCAGTTACAGGAAAACCAAGCAATCCTGTTATAGAATTTTCTTCTGATTCAGGACTTTCAAAGGAACAGATAGTTTCACTGCTGGCATTTAACACAGCATCAAAAGGAAATAATCAGGATAATAAAACAGCTGATACAAGCCAGGACGGAGCAGTTGTAATAGGCTCTGTAATAAATACTGCATTAAATGAGTTGATTTTTTCGCCAGTAACTGGTAAAATTGGGGAGACATTTGGATTAAGTAACGTATCTGTGTCAACTGATTTTAAGAAATCTGAAAAGACAGGAGAGTACAGCGGGGCTACTACTTTATACATTCAGGACAACCTTTACAAAGACAAATGGTTCTGGAATTTACAGTTAAAATTCCCGTTCCAGACAAAGACGGAAAATGGAAATACATCCAATCCGGTTGGATATAACGCCTGGATAAACTATAACGTGTTAGAAGGATTGGAACTTAAGATTGGTGGAGAAACCATAACTAAGAGGGATGAAAGCACGAATTTCAAACCCAAAAATGATTTAAATTATTATTTTGGAGTTGATTTTTCAACAAAAGCAGATTCTTTCGGAGATTTATGGAAAAAATTATTTCATAGAAAAAAATTAGAGACTTTATCTAAATAA
- a CDS encoding ParB/RepB/Spo0J family partition protein, with amino-acid sequence MKLLNLKIDKIVTNSNQPRKYFDNGKMSELKDSIKNSGLLQPITVRKISNGKYEIVAGERRYRACRELGMESIPVIEMNVGDARGYELSVLENIQRENLNPIEEAESYLMLMEVYGYTQEKLSEKLGKTRSSVSNKMRILKLPASVKEMVKKGEISYGHARTLLSLSDEKKIEAAAKEIINKGYSVRETERRVKFLINKGNSSDALSGSLDSRGKESENKSQNKNLTDKENNDFSEKEYNGYEEGYEEKDGEKLFLEGKLREFFESSVEIKGNLHGNGKIEIKFHDYEELERIIGLLDINFD; translated from the coding sequence ATGAAACTTCTGAATTTAAAAATAGATAAAATTGTTACAAATAGTAATCAGCCGAGAAAATATTTTGATAATGGGAAAATGTCCGAACTGAAGGATTCAATAAAAAATAGTGGATTACTTCAGCCGATTACAGTAAGAAAAATTTCAAACGGGAAATATGAAATTGTAGCAGGAGAAAGACGTTACCGTGCATGCAGAGAACTTGGAATGGAAAGTATACCTGTTATAGAAATGAATGTTGGTGACGCCAGAGGATATGAGCTTTCTGTCCTTGAAAATATTCAGCGTGAAAATCTTAATCCGATAGAAGAAGCAGAATCCTACCTGATGCTTATGGAGGTTTATGGATACACTCAGGAAAAACTTTCGGAAAAGCTGGGCAAGACAAGGTCTTCAGTTTCAAATAAAATGAGGATTTTAAAACTTCCTGCAAGTGTAAAGGAAATGGTAAAAAAAGGTGAGATATCCTATGGCCATGCAAGAACCCTTTTAAGCCTGTCTGATGAAAAGAAAATAGAAGCAGCGGCAAAAGAAATAATAAATAAGGGGTATTCTGTCAGGGAAACAGAAAGAAGAGTAAAATTCCTTATAAATAAAGGGAATTCTTCAGATGCTTTATCTGGTAGTTTAGATAGCAGAGGAAAAGAATCAGAAAACAAATCACAGAATAAAAATCTGACTGACAAGGAAAATAATGATTTTTCTGAAAAAGAATATAATGGATATGAAGAAGGTTACGAAGAAAAAGACGGTGAAAAATTATTTCTGGAAGGTAAATTGAGGGAATTTTTTGAAAGCAGTGTAGAAATAAAGGGGAATTTACATGGAAACGGTAAAATAGAAATAAAATTCCATGATTATGAGGAGCTGGAAAGAATAATAGGATTGCTGGATATTAATTTTGATTAA
- the rsmG gene encoding 16S rRNA (guanine(527)-N(7))-methyltransferase RsmG, translating into MRNYFNELLLKSGISVDEEKKEKMLGFLELMHEKNKIMNLTAIRDKKGMTEKHFIDSLLLTEVIQKEEQKLIDVGTGAGFPGLVLAIYYPEKKFLLVDSVRKKIDFINEVIEKLNIKNVKTSSERAEELIKNKRESFDAALCRGVANLRIILEYMIPFLKVNGRFLPQKLNLNELEESGNALKKLNASVENIHKFNLPESGDERIVFEIRKLKKTDGKYPRKTGIPSKKPL; encoded by the coding sequence ATAAGAAACTATTTCAATGAACTTCTTTTGAAATCAGGAATTTCAGTTGACGAGGAAAAAAAGGAAAAAATGCTCGGATTCCTTGAACTTATGCATGAAAAAAACAAAATAATGAACCTTACTGCAATAAGGGATAAAAAAGGAATGACAGAGAAACATTTTATTGACAGTCTGTTGCTGACTGAAGTGATACAAAAGGAAGAACAGAAATTAATAGATGTAGGAACAGGAGCTGGATTTCCCGGACTTGTCCTTGCAATATACTATCCTGAAAAGAAATTTTTACTTGTGGATTCAGTAAGGAAAAAGATTGATTTTATAAACGAAGTCATAGAAAAATTAAATATTAAAAATGTAAAAACCAGTTCTGAAAGGGCTGAAGAGCTTATAAAGAACAAAAGGGAAAGCTTTGATGCCGCCCTTTGCAGAGGAGTGGCAAATTTAAGAATAATACTGGAGTATATGATACCCTTCTTAAAAGTGAATGGAAGATTTTTACCTCAGAAACTGAATCTTAATGAGCTGGAAGAGTCAGGAAATGCTTTAAAGAAACTAAATGCATCAGTAGAAAATATACATAAGTTTAATCTTCCTGAAAGTGGAGATGAAAGAATAGTATTCGAAATAAGAAAATTAAAGAAAACAGATGGAAAATACCCAAGAAAAACAGGGATTCCGTCAAAGAAACCTTTGTAG